The DNA window aattcaaaaattactgTATATGAAGTCACGTGAATgattattataattgatataataattgCTATAATTGCTACATATTCTCAATCTTATAGGTTGTATCAATTTAACTATATCAATTATATTCAAATTAGTagtcaattatttttatgaaaattcttGCTATAATTAGGTTATACTTATGAGATTATCTTGTATTAatcgttataattaatttaataaagatatttattaagtatatatgttatctatattaattatatgccaatatttgtaagaatgagtttaaaaaaatgatatataaatatataatattattattatataaaaaatagatttaaataatatattaaatgttaatttgatataattataataaaaatattttcctaaaataatataatcatacatTATTCATGAGCTAGTTATAATGCAAttaaatgtataatattattctatattatttatttactttcatgatttgatttgattgttttctagtttatttacttacataaatgattaaaatatataacataactatcgtaattattataattttatgatataataattataattaacatattttatcataattaaatattgatttgatataattataatgaaaatttttttctaaaataatataatcatatattatttatgagaCAATTGTAATGcaattaaagatattattatatcataatgtctacttactatattaatataatatcaaaagatacatattttattattttttatagataaaatcgGTTTTTATTGGCAACTAAATTGTGTTTAGGTCAATGAAAACTATATGTTTAGGTAGagattttttgtcaaatataatgaaaatgcaaataaaaaaataaaggtgttttgtcaaatataatgaaaatacaaataaagaaataaaggataaaaacaAACTTAAATAATATATCTGGCATCacttcattttattaattattaaattatttaaaaatagtacaTCCACAAAAAATACTCATactatataaattgaggtaataatttaaaattttctaattataatttaatcaaatactaatattaaaaccAAATTACTTAAACAATATTGAATCTATTCTAGTTCTTAGTCACGTATAATATAGAGTCATTCTCGTAACGATAACCAACTGAAATAACATCGTAAATATCAACATTTAGAATTTGTGCAAATTCAAACCATCCTCTTGTTAAATAAGCTTCATCATCCGCTATCCATGTAATGCGGCAATGTATAGAATTGCCACACCGAGAAACCAAACTAACCCTTATTcctctcaatggcattgcatACAAAAGAAAGTcggtaatttctgaaaaaaatcacaatatgttataaaattattctaatcatgaacaacttaaaataagaaaatttaaatatattaccaatcgttGAAATTGCATATCTGAGTTTGTCACGCATTTAGTAAAACTGAACTTCAACTGAGAGAATTCAATCTCATTATGTGTTCCACTTTAAAGATTTTCGGACAGACGTAAAAGCATGGAGGGGATGAAACTTGAACTTGCCCTATAAAATTCCGTGATTGCAATTCTTCAATAAAAAATCGAGCTCCTCCCAAGAAAGCTAACTTTAACCACATTCTATTAGGTTGGTCATAATAGGTGAGTAGATCCAACCATCCTTCGGTAAAGTAGAGATTATTACCCATTCTTTGAACGCTTACATCCATGTAGTTGGAACCTgaatcagtgaagacaactcgatgaggtatttcatggatgtgatgcattgtaaacGATTGTGGTAAAAGACAATCGAATTGAAACATTAGATGATAAGAATAAATTagagtaataataattaataattattaaaagaataatataatagaatgagtatatgaaaaatattataaaaaattataaattgtaccttaaaaggatcaacttcaataaaaaacgaagaatacattcttattttatgaagtagtaaaaaaatactaaatataaaattatgagctgactctcaaatttagattcatgtaccacagaaaaatactatttatatacattagtaaaacaaaaacaaatatgtaaattacttattattaaggcaattttttattatgtacagTAATTACGCATTATAATTGATAAGTAAtttaatagtgcattaaatattgatttaatataattataataataataaaggtattttttataaaataatttagaatagatgtaaaaattttattcgttttggaggaaaaacgaACTCACGAGAGATTGACACGTCACATTTATTAGCAGGAGGAAAatccaattttaatatattaagtagataagtagataataaaaataaataattattttcagaaaaaaaatcTTAGTTCCCGTATTTAATGCAGTTTTCTGTTTctggtatttttctttctcatttctctttctttccctttctcttgcTCTTTCTCTGAGCTCTAATCCCAACTGCAGCTCAAAACTCGCAACTCCAGATCCATTACAACTTCCCTATATACCTGGAATCGTTCCGTTTTGACTCACCGAGTTACCTCTTCAAGCTCTCTTCTCACTTCTCTTTGCTTAAGGTAAACAAAACTTTCCACACTTTTCTTTCCCCATTCAAATCTCTTCATTAACACCATCATTTCCTTGATTATCTCACACCCTCTGATTCGTTACCCCGCTGTTCATTAATCCTAGCTCATGTAATCTAAATTCCATTTTTTCCCTCTCTCTTTCTTGGATCATATTCTGCTGATTTTGTAATCTTGGGGTTTTCAAGCTTATCATTTCCAACCACAACCCCCCACTTTCCTTTCCTGATCTGGGTGCTATTAAAACTTGAACTTTCCCGATAAAAGTTAGATCTTTTGTGCAAATTTAGTGTCTTTGTTTGATTTCCACTTCTGGATGTGCGTGCTAAATCATAATCCAATAGAAATTGCTGTATAACTAACAAGAAgggacaaaaatgaaaaaaaaagggtaGTCTTAATTTCAGACTTAGGGGTCATGAGGAGCATCAATTGCTATGTtcctttgtttgtttgtttgttgttCATAGGATTCTTAGCTACTGAGGTAGTCCTAGGACAAAATTATAAGCCTGCAGATAACATTCTATTGAGTTGTGGTGGGCCTCCAACTAGTAAAGATTCTGATGGAAGGGTATGGTATAGTGATGTTGGTTCCAAGTTTGCATCATCCAAGGGAAACACCAGCACCTCGCTGGCGGCAACTCAGGACCCTGCTGTCCCTACTGTGCCATACATGAATGCCAGGGTGTTCCATTCACCTTATACATACTCCTTTCCGGTGGCGTCCGGTTGGAAGTTCCTCCGGCTGTACTTCTACTCGGCGTCCTACAATGGACTCAATGCCAGCGACGCGCTGTTCTCGGTGACTTTGCCGTCCTATACCTTGCTCAGGAACTTCAGTGTGGCACAAACCACACTGGCTCTGAATTATGTCTACATTGTGAAGGAGTACTGCATCAATGTTGATGGGGACACCTTGAATGTGACTTTTGCTCCATCGACCAACAAGTCAAACGCTTATGCGTTTGTTAATGGGATTGAGGTTGTGTCCATGCCTGATATATATACTGAAACTGATGGTTCTACCATGATGGTGGGTACCAATTCTCCTATCACTGTTGACAACAGCACTGCGCTTGAGACTCTCTATAGGTTGAATGTGGGTGGAAATGATATCTCGCCTTCCCAAGATACTGGTCTGTTTAGGTCTTGGTCTGATGATGTGCCCTACCTATTTGGGGCAGCGTTTGGTGTGACCGAGCCTGCTGATTCGTCGGTCAAGATTCGGTATCCTCCAGGCACGCCAAGTTATATTGCTCCACTTGATGTCTACAGTACAGCCAGATCAATGGGGCCAACTCCGAAAATCACCATTAGATACAACTTGACTTGGATTTTTTCTATTGACTCTGGGTTTTCGTATCTTGTGAGACTCCATTTTTGTGAGGGAACATCAATTATAAACAAGATCAATCAGAGAGTATTTGATATATTCCTCAATAATCAAACTGCTGAGCCTGCGGCTGATGTTATTGCGATGGCACAAGAAGAATACGGAACTTCATATACAAATGGAGTTGCAATTCATAAAGATTTCGCTGTTTTTGTTCCCCATGGAGAGCCACGTCAGGATCTGTGGCTTTCGTTACATCCTGATAAAACTATGAAGCCCAACTATTATGATGCAATCCTGAATGGAGTGGAGATATTCAAAATAAGTGATGCTAAGGGTAATCTGGCTGGGACAAATCCTATTCCTCCTCCAGTGCAAGATGACATTGACCCGGCTAAGGCTAGGAGTCATCATGCTATGTCGAAGAATCATACAGGAATAATTGCAGGAGGTGTTGCTGGAGGAATTGTTGTAGCACTTGTCATTGGACTATTTGCTTTCATTGTATCCCGTCGTCGCAGCCAAGGAAAGGAGCCTAGTTCAAGTGAAGGGCCATCCGGTTGGCTTCCACTTTCTCTGTACGGCAATTCGCACTCTGCAGCTTCGGCCAAGACCAACACAACAGGAAGTTATGCGTCCTCTCTGCCATCAAACCTTTGTCGTCACTTCTCATTTGCTGAAATCAAGGCTGCTACGAACAACTTTGACGAGGCTTTGCTTCTTGGTGTCGGAGGATTCGGCAAGGTTTACAAAGGTGAAATCGATGGTGGTTCAACCAAAGTAGCAATCAAGCGTGGGAATCCATTGTCTGAGCAAGGAGTGCACGAGTTCCAAACCGAGATTGAAATGCTCTCTAAACTCCGCCACCGCCACCTTGTCTCGCTGATTGGTTATTGTGAAGAAAACACTGAAATGATTCTTGTCTATGATTACATGGCCCATGGAACACTCAGGGAGCATCTATACAAGACACAGAAACCTCCATTGCCATGGAAGCAAAGGCTTGAGATATGCATTGGAGCTGCTCGGGGTTTACACTATCTTCACACTGGTGCCAAACACACTATCATCCACCGTGATGTGAAGACAACAAACATCTTACTTGATGAGAAGTGGGTGGCCAAGGTCTCCGATTTCGGCTTGTCAAAAACCGGCCCAACATTGGATAACACACACGTAAGCACTGTCGTAAAGGGTAGTTTCGGATACTTGGATCCAGAATACTTCAGGAGGCAGCAGCTCACTGACAAATCCGATGTTTACTCGTTTGGGGTGGTTCTCTTCGAGATACTCTGTGCTCGTCCGGCTCTAAACCCGACCCTTGCCAAGGAACAAGTGAGTCTAGCCGAGTGGGCGGCTCACTGCTACAGAAAAGGCAATCTTGACCAGATTGTGGATCCTTACCTCAAGGGCAAGATAGCCTTTGAATGCTTCAAGAAGTTTGCCGAGACTGCGATGAAGTGTGTGGCCGACCAAGGTATCGAGCGGCCGTCCATGGGCGATGTCTTGTGGAACCTCGAGTTTGCTTTGCAGCTGCAAGAAAGTGCCGAGGAGAGTGGCAAGGGCTTCGCTGGAATACTCAACGAGGAGGAGCCGCTATGCGCGGATCCTAAAGGGAAGAAGGACTCTGATGCATTGCCAATGTATGATGGCAATACTGATTCAAGAAGCAGTGGCATGAGCATGAGTATTGGTGGTAGAAGCTTAGCAAGTGAAGACTCTGATGGATTAACACCAAGTGCTGTTTTCTCTCAGATCATGAATCCAAAGGGTCGTTAAGTCCAATTCAAGAAACTGAAATTGAAGTTTAAATTCCACTCACAAAAAACTACTCAAGTTTAGTAGTCTTAATGTGTTGCTTTCTCATCTTTTAATTACACAATGAGTTCAAATTTgaagggttttttttttcttttttttcatgttaTTAATTTTCCTAATATTACTACTTTTCCTTTGTACGGTTGTATCTGATTTATTATTTACTAGCGGCTCAACAGGCACTAACATGTTCAGCcgcttttctattgtttttaaaaaattaatttaatttttctattaatatattatttattttttaaatttattagataaatatttttttattttaatattgacgtgatcttatttatatcatattttgttgaaattaaaattactataaaacactttaaaatgttaaattataAAACCACACAATAAAGAGGTAATTTAAAATGGTCATAGTTTAAAATTCTAGGTAATATATGAGGTGAAATATTCGATAGAGTAAATTTTTATTCTCAACTAttctaaaatatacaaaaagtaTTTTCAGAATGATAATGCTTCTATTGTATTTCTTTAAAAGTTTTAATGTCgtctattaatttataatatttttaatttaattttttaaatttattatgacAAAATAACGATACGATGAAGTTTTTGTCCGCTAAAATtgcgaaaatatttttaaaaattagtttattcattgtactttattttgttttttttgggcGTTTATGTTATATTCCatacattattaaattttaatttgataatttttttatcattaaggacttattatttagttactgtaatttaattaagatttatttttcatcacTAAATGATGTTATGTGTATTACAATTATTGccattaaataatatttgtagTAGCATTTTTTTAGTTTGTACTTAAATTGgttattcaataaaaatttatccggtaactcataaaaatatatacaatattatctatatttttaatttgagaatttTTAGTTTAGTTACCTATTgacttataatatttaatatagtattttgatattttttaaaaaattagaacacATTTTGCCATGACCAAATTTTACTatctattaaatttttaattgggtaaagattctataataaaaaggatccataTAATTTATACAATACATTAATAAATACATGAGATAAAATAAGACATATTTTTGtactattttttaatagttGTTGTTTTGTGTTTAAGATagatcttttctaattttactatttaattttaaaagatatatgttgttaccaaaattttattacaaagttattgttattattagtcTTATGAATGTATTgcctatttaaaatttatagtatttgttaattatttgttttatttttttattatagaattcATAATTTTGTTTGACATTAGGCATTTTATATAGTAGTGTACAATATCAAACCTCttaatttattcaatacaaaaaatattttaaatgaatattatgcaatgaagataaaatattaaaaatataagtaaagTAAGTGAGTACTAACTATTCATATTTGCATGACTTTTAGCATTGTTTGTAAATGGTTCATTATAAGAGATTGATTGAGACATTGAATTAGTATATTAAGATTATCTTGACCTACacttatacaaaaaaaaaatacaaatttaatatgttgtagattatcttaaaaaattgttaatctTCTATATTAAGATTTAATGTGTTTATATGTTAACATTTCACATtagaaatttattatatatttaatattattaaattaatatattttttaataataaacaatGTTACGTGTCTCATGATTATTATCATTGGCTCATTGGCTGATATAAtagcatttttttataattgatatttaaaatagttattcaataaaaattgaTTCAGTAGCTCATATAAATATGTAAAGCATTatctatgtttttaattttagaatttgaaaattatatatccAATCACTGTTTGTAATATTTAATAtagtatttagattttttttataaaattatgaccCATTTTACCGTGATCAAATTTTGgcatttgttaaatttttaaatggaaaataattttataataagaaggattaatttttatttatgccaTGTATTTAAATACATGAGATGAAATATCAATATTCTtgtattcttcttctatcattATGTTTGTATTTAAGTCAGAATTCTCctggttttattttaaaattataaaaaatatatattattaccaaaattttaaaatatgaaaatatataaattaaaatagaaactaaaaaaattaaattaaagtatattAAAAATCATTATGTTACATTAATTTAacacaatatataaatattattttgataataaaattattatgtttGACAACTTTTTATAATTCTCTTATAAcgtagtatttttttgtttaaaatgacttcatttatttttttaatatgagaatgcaaatgtatattttttttatttttaatattttgtccCAAGCATCTACATtaatttgaaatataaatatatttttttttgtaataaatttataataaaagtttTAGTTAAAGAGTACTCAAtacttcttttaataatttagagcaataaatttattttcattttatagttattactttgtaaaatatatttaatcaatcaaatttaaaaatacacatggcaaaaaataagcgatatgttaatttttttctctttattctatttgttattattagttttatgaatacattgtttattttaattttttaattatttatatactatatgATAAAgatgaaatattaaaaaaattattattttgtccactaaatttattttatgaaataaattatataaggaTATACGAAGTCTAAACAAAATTGGACGCCAAATTCTAGTagctttttgtattttttattaaggaGTGCTCTgttatatatgtaatttttttagttaaataataagcatcagaaatatataaatagtgtatattaatttaattaattttgttatagaATACCAACCAATTATGTTACTACGACGTCTGTTATTTGGACCAACTCCATTATCATGAGCTTTCAATTCTAGATTTTTCAAAGAGTAGAATACAGATATTAagcaaaaattgaatttataactgaaaaaattaaattatcataatACATGTTAAGTTTTATGTTACCTAAAacaaaatgatgatgatgatgatgatgtgtggCTCTTACCATTTGTCTAATTGTAGTTAATTATGTACTTGACAATGGATTTAGAATAGGAATTATATTAGTTGATATAATATGATTGCTGATTCGTTGAATTTTCCAATTATATTTGTCAGAACATAAGGTTGCAAGAGCACGATTGAAAGTGAAACAGATATTTAACTCTCTTGAGTAAAGTACTATTGAAGGCACATAAGTTTTTGTTATTGAAAGTGAATTGGTATTTAAATTGAGTACGTATTAAATTGAGTACGTATTCAAATTTAATACTCTACATAATTAATAGTTTAGATAGTTTAGGAAATTATAAACATAGACTTTAATAATACGTATCAATTAATAAACATAAACTTTGATAATACGTATCAAACAATGCAAacaaaatattgataaattttaataaatatagaatgtattcatagataaattttaatactatAGAATATATTTGAGTAGTAGTGTTCGATttataattatacaaaaaaatacaaactttagatataaaaattgaataagatAAAGAGTAtttgttctttgatttttttttaaaaattaaaaattagtactcaaaaataaaataaaccgtaaatataaaatatcaatCACTTGTATTATCATAAcgtctattattatttttcaaaagataccTGTATTTGGCAATAGAATTAGCATAGAAATTGTATCAACTTCCTTGTCAAATTCTCTCACGATGATTTGCAGTGTCCCTTTCTTAGTAAATGCATGTCAGAACCAAAAGATAGCAAGATGCAGAAAAAAGGATCGACAATAATGAGGAATATTTGTAAGTGGAGCAGTTATTTAATTTCCTCACGATTGCAGCAGTTATTTAATGGgttaataactttttttaaattataaacaaaaatgtatttttactattttgtccataaatttaatttgtaaaataaattatttgagggCAAATGGTGTCTATAAAAATTGGACACCAAACTCTGGTATTGGCTTTATATATTGGTATAGTAATTATTCAAACGGTGAATAACTAAAAATAGATAGTGAccgtaaaatataaatatatgatagGCAGTTAGAGTTCCTGTAAAAAGTCaccatttgaaaaaaaattcaagtgtAACCGTATAATAGATTTATTAAGTGAAgaaattatcatttatttttttcaatgttatatatatttattaaaaatattttaactttttttgtgTATTAAATAAAACGTTTAAAAGAATTgtagaatattaaaaaagatatgaaacgTAAAATTCTATTAGATATTAATTAGACCACTATTATTATGAGCATCTGAATAATAGCAATCATATTACTGGAACGACAATAATGTAttttaaatgattaatttttacggtgtttaatttttctttagagATAAATAATTcgtgaatataaaaattatattaaactggcagcataataattatattaaaaatagtaaatttatcaatttaaatttatgtaaTGAAGAAATTAATACTTCtgatatatctatttttgataaggaaaagtataaaaaaatatcgaaaatttaattatttttgttatatagtGAAAAAATTTAGGttacaattatattattaaacacATATATCTTCtatctaatataatttttttataatgatgCGGTGcgagaaaattttatttattcttataataatattatataggTCAATAATGGAAGGTTTATTgaatcaaaatttataaaaaaagaaattactattaattaaataaatatacaggAGTTCTATCCATATTTATTACCATTTAGTCTATTACTTGAatcagttttatttttattatgagtatctaaatatttaaaaaatttattattaacatGAAAATAATGTATGTTGACAATTTAAGAGTACATTCGATAgataaattacaaataaataGTACTAAGAGTATATTAACATAGAGATATTGTagaaataattcaaattaaatgacaaattaaattgtagaattaaaatttaaaaaataccagAATTATctactaaaatttaataataaatatattattaaacattgaacatatatattttttttataataatacaattataaaaattgtttggcagtataatattatattaaaaaattattaaactatttaataattgagattataattatataaagtacATTAAgacaatataataatatctataataatattatttaggccaataataaaagatttatggaatcaaaatttaagaaaaaataaataattattaattaaatagatatatgtataaatatataggaTTCCTTCCCATATTTGGACTGTTTGGGAACgacaataatatattttaaatgattatattttacagtgtataatttttctttagagATAAATAATTcgtgaatataaaaattatattaaactgGTAGCATCTATAACTTATAATATTGAAAtagtaaatttatcaatttaaatttttgtagtGAAAAAATAATCACTTCTATTTAAATTTATGTAGTGAAAAAATAATCACTtctgatatatttattttttagaaggaaaagtataaaaaaaatattgaaattatcaactaattttttttgttatacagTGAAAAAATTTAGGCtacaattataatattaaacatatatctaatttaatttttttataatgatacGGCGCGAGAAAATTTTAGGACAATAATGGAAGATCTATTGAatcaaaatttatgaaaaaataaattactattaattaaataaatatacatgAGTCTTATCCAtatttattaccattcgatttATTGTTTCGCTTTTATTATGAgtatctaaatatttaaaaaatttattcttaagATGAAAATAATGTAGGCGGAGAATTTAAAAGTACATTCGGTAGAGTACGGTAACATAGAGATACTGTagaaataattcaaattaaatgacaaacTAAATTGtagaaaaaaagttaaaaaaatatactagaattatctattaaatttttttttacagaataagaaaatttaataacaaatatattattaaacagtgaatatatatatttttcttataataatacagttataaaaattttatatttgtatgatattatgttaaaaaattattaaactatttaataatttagattataatgatgtaaattatatttaagataatataataatattatttagacCAATAATAAAAGAGTTATTGAATCAAAAtttaaggaaaaataaattattattaattaaataaatataaatataagattCCTACCCATATTTGGATCGTTTGGTATATTACTTGAACCAGCTCCGGTGTTATTGTGAGTATCTGTATATGTAAAAAATTCATTATTAAGatgaaaataatgtaatttgataatttaaggGTACACTCAAGAAATAGATTATACATAATTGGTACGTACTAAGAGTCCAGTAACATAGATATATcgtaaaaaataattcatattaaataataaactaacaatataaatttattactgAGAAGTATAATTTAGAGTACCTGATATAGAGTATTGTTGAGGAGGTATATTTGTGATATCTTGTAATGGTGTTGCCATGTTAGTTGGTCCACTTGATGTATCGATTTGTTTTCCTCGTCTAATACTCTCTCGGTAACTGGCACGCCTTCTGGCAAGGTGTTGCTGCCTCTGTTCTTCACTCATATTTTGTCTTCGTTGTCTGGCATAGTCTTGCCAAGTTCGTCGACCACTCCCACGCGAATCTTCCATTGGTATGTTGTTAACTATAATTAATCAAAGAAACATATAAAAACAATTATACACTTTtatttaatgacaaaaaataaattacagaaGATTTTACATTATATCTAGGCGAAGTGAGAAGAATGCAGGAGAAGACAgaggaaaaatgaaagaaattttTTCTATTACGGAGAGTATGGAGTAACCAGTGAAGTGAGAGAgattaagagaaaaaattgGGAATAATACAATTGACGGAGTAATTGATGTGAGAGGAATTAACTGATGCAGTAGTGGAGAATTAAGTAGTAGAATTTTGTAACTGATGCAGTAACGTGATGTGAGAGAAATTAACGTGGAG is part of the Arachis duranensis cultivar V14167 chromosome 1, aradu.V14167.gnm2.J7QH, whole genome shotgun sequence genome and encodes:
- the LOC107489128 gene encoding receptor-like protein kinase FERONIA, producing MRSINCYVPLFVCLLFIGFLATEVVLGQNYKPADNILLSCGGPPTSKDSDGRVWYSDVGSKFASSKGNTSTSLAATQDPAVPTVPYMNARVFHSPYTYSFPVASGWKFLRLYFYSASYNGLNASDALFSVTLPSYTLLRNFSVAQTTLALNYVYIVKEYCINVDGDTLNVTFAPSTNKSNAYAFVNGIEVVSMPDIYTETDGSTMMVGTNSPITVDNSTALETLYRLNVGGNDISPSQDTGLFRSWSDDVPYLFGAAFGVTEPADSSVKIRYPPGTPSYIAPLDVYSTARSMGPTPKITIRYNLTWIFSIDSGFSYLVRLHFCEGTSIINKINQRVFDIFLNNQTAEPAADVIAMAQEEYGTSYTNGVAIHKDFAVFVPHGEPRQDLWLSLHPDKTMKPNYYDAILNGVEIFKISDAKGNLAGTNPIPPPVQDDIDPAKARSHHAMSKNHTGIIAGGVAGGIVVALVIGLFAFIVSRRRSQGKEPSSSEGPSGWLPLSLYGNSHSAASAKTNTTGSYASSLPSNLCRHFSFAEIKAATNNFDEALLLGVGGFGKVYKGEIDGGSTKVAIKRGNPLSEQGVHEFQTEIEMLSKLRHRHLVSLIGYCEENTEMILVYDYMAHGTLREHLYKTQKPPLPWKQRLEICIGAARGLHYLHTGAKHTIIHRDVKTTNILLDEKWVAKVSDFGLSKTGPTLDNTHVSTVVKGSFGYLDPEYFRRQQLTDKSDVYSFGVVLFEILCARPALNPTLAKEQVSLAEWAAHCYRKGNLDQIVDPYLKGKIAFECFKKFAETAMKCVADQGIERPSMGDVLWNLEFALQLQESAEESGKGFAGILNEEEPLCADPKGKKDSDALPMYDGNTDSRSSGMSMSIGGRSLASEDSDGLTPSAVFSQIMNPKGR